Proteins found in one Oribacterium sp. oral taxon 102 genomic segment:
- a CDS encoding NAD(+)/NADH kinase has protein sequence MKIALIVNRTKQDTEEYKALILQELAARNASVLLLPNRDYKRESLEGADCIITLGGDGTILRTAGVLRGLPIPILGINTGHLGFLTEVSGREGIAGAVEAVCSGGYYRDVRSMLHAKVFRGDRELASGIALNEILLSRRRGISILRFRILCDGQELSPYSADGIIISTPTGSTAYNLSAGGPVVSPTAPVYVLTPICAHSLNNRPVIMDDDKQMEIRVESSAQLLAFDGERSFALRAGDSVRIEKAEEQTILVKLHRGSFLKKLREKMAGV, from the coding sequence ATGAAAATCGCATTGATTGTCAACAGAACGAAACAGGATACCGAGGAGTACAAGGCATTGATTCTGCAGGAGCTTGCCGCGCGGAATGCCTCGGTTCTTCTGCTTCCGAACAGGGATTATAAGAGAGAGAGCCTGGAGGGAGCGGACTGTATCATTACCCTCGGCGGAGACGGGACGATCCTCCGGACGGCAGGTGTGCTGCGCGGACTTCCGATCCCGATCCTCGGGATCAATACGGGGCATCTGGGCTTTCTCACGGAGGTTTCCGGGAGGGAGGGGATCGCCGGAGCGGTAGAGGCGGTCTGCAGCGGGGGCTATTACAGGGATGTCCGCTCGATGCTTCACGCGAAGGTTTTCCGGGGAGATCGGGAGCTCGCCTCCGGGATCGCGCTGAATGAAATCCTGCTTTCGAGGCGGAGGGGCATCAGCATTCTGCGCTTCCGTATCCTTTGCGACGGACAGGAGCTCTCGCCCTACTCGGCGGACGGTATTATCATTTCCACCCCGACAGGCTCTACGGCGTACAATCTTTCCGCGGGAGGACCGGTGGTCTCTCCGACGGCGCCGGTCTATGTGCTGACACCGATCTGTGCGCATTCCCTGAACAACCGTCCTGTCATCATGGACGATGACAAGCAGATGGAGATCCGGGTAGAGTCTTCGGCGCAGCTTCTGGCGTTTGACGGGGAGAGGAGCTTCGCACTCCGTGCCGGCGACAGCGTGCGGATCGAGAAGGCGGAGGAGCAGACGATACTGGTGAAGCTTCACAGGGGAAGCTTCCTGAAGAAGCTGAGAGAGAAAATGGCAGGAGTATAG
- the glgA gene encoding glycogen synthase GlgA, with amino-acid sequence MKNILFLASEAVPFVKTGGLADVVGSLPKTIDRAYYDCRVMIPKFMCIPWKWREKMEYVTHFYMDYLGQSRYVGVLKYDYEGVCYYFIDNESYFSGDKPYGDWYWDLEKFCFFCYAALSALPLLDFHPDLIHCHDWQTGLVPVLLKDRFAGGEFYRSIRSVITIHNLKFQGVWDVRTIQRFTQLSDYYFTPDKLECKKDGNLLKGGIVYADAVTTVSDTYAEEIKMPFYGEGLDGLLRAREHDLRGIVNGIDYEEWDPETDHFLVRNYNQKNFRKEKAKNKKALQEQYGLNVDPSKMMIGIVSRLTDQKGLDLVQCILDELCRDDIQFVVLGTGDEKYENMFRHFDWKYHDKVSAQIYYSNEASHRIYASCDAYLMPSLFEPCGLSQLIALRYGTIPIVRETGGLKDTVEPYNEYEDRGTGFTFCNYNAHEMLAAIRYAERIYYDRKRDWNKIVDRAMQKDFSWRASALRYQELYDWLIGY; translated from the coding sequence ATGAAGAACATACTTTTCTTAGCATCAGAGGCGGTTCCGTTTGTGAAGACCGGCGGACTGGCCGACGTGGTCGGTTCCCTTCCGAAGACAATCGACAGAGCCTATTATGACTGCAGGGTCATGATCCCGAAGTTTATGTGTATTCCGTGGAAGTGGCGGGAGAAGATGGAATATGTCACACATTTTTACATGGATTACCTCGGGCAGTCCCGCTATGTCGGGGTGCTGAAGTATGACTATGAGGGAGTGTGCTACTACTTCATTGACAACGAGTCCTACTTCTCCGGGGACAAGCCCTATGGAGACTGGTACTGGGATCTCGAGAAGTTCTGCTTCTTCTGCTATGCGGCGCTTTCCGCGCTGCCGCTGCTGGACTTCCATCCGGATCTGATCCACTGCCATGACTGGCAGACGGGACTCGTGCCGGTGCTCCTGAAGGATCGCTTCGCGGGCGGAGAGTTCTACCGTTCCATCCGGAGCGTGATCACCATTCACAACCTGAAATTCCAGGGGGTCTGGGATGTCAGGACGATACAGCGCTTCACCCAGCTCTCGGACTATTACTTCACACCGGATAAGCTGGAATGCAAGAAGGACGGGAATCTCTTGAAGGGCGGCATCGTCTATGCGGATGCCGTCACAACCGTGTCGGATACCTATGCAGAGGAGATCAAGATGCCCTTCTACGGGGAGGGGCTGGACGGGCTGCTCCGTGCGAGAGAGCATGATCTCCGCGGCATCGTGAACGGCATCGATTATGAGGAATGGGATCCAGAGACAGATCATTTCCTCGTCAGGAACTATAACCAGAAGAATTTCCGGAAAGAGAAGGCGAAGAACAAGAAAGCGCTGCAGGAGCAGTACGGTCTCAATGTCGATCCGTCGAAGATGATGATCGGCATCGTTTCCCGTCTGACCGACCAGAAAGGGCTGGATCTCGTGCAGTGCATACTGGATGAGCTCTGTCGGGACGATATCCAGTTCGTCGTGCTTGGCACCGGCGATGAGAAGTATGAGAATATGTTCCGCCACTTCGACTGGAAGTACCATGACAAGGTCTCGGCACAGATCTACTATTCCAATGAAGCGAGCCACCGGATCTATGCTTCCTGCGACGCTTACCTGATGCCGTCCCTCTTCGAGCCCTGCGGACTTTCGCAGCTGATCGCGCTCCGTTACGGTACGATACCGATCGTCCGCGAGACCGGCGGACTGAAGGATACCGTAGAGCCGTATAATGAGTACGAGGACAGGGGAACCGGCTTTACCTTCTGCAACTATAACGCGCACGAGATGCTTGCGGCGATTCGCTATGCCGAGCGGATTTACTATGACAGAAAGAGGGACTGGAACAAGATCGTCGACAGGGCGATGCAGAAGGACTTCTCATGGAGGGCCTCGGCGCTTCGGTATCAGGAGCTCTACGACTGGCTGATCGGCTACTGA
- a CDS encoding TlyA family RNA methyltransferase gives MKKERLDVLLVERGLAESRERAKRSIMAGIVYVNGEREDKAGSSFPAEAVIELRGSTLRYVSRGGLKLEKAIETFHVNPSGKTCIDIGASTGGFTDCMLQNGAEKVFAIDVGHGQLAWKLRNDPRVVSMEKTNIRHVTPEQIGMRAGLISIDVSFISLRLVLPVAKTLLAPDGELLCLIKPQFEAGREQVGKKGVVRDRDVHREVIVRTLTAAAELGFRLLGLSYSPIKGPEGNIEYLALLCLGEGQAFPEPLPEIAERVVSESHSALDRESGA, from the coding sequence TTGAAGAAGGAAAGACTGGATGTCCTGCTGGTGGAGCGGGGACTCGCAGAGTCCCGGGAGAGGGCGAAGCGCAGCATTATGGCGGGCATCGTCTATGTAAACGGAGAGCGGGAGGATAAGGCAGGGAGCAGTTTCCCGGCGGAAGCGGTCATTGAGCTCCGAGGCAGCACCCTCCGCTATGTCTCCCGCGGCGGACTTAAGCTGGAAAAGGCGATCGAGACCTTCCATGTCAATCCGTCCGGCAAGACCTGTATAGATATCGGCGCCTCCACCGGCGGCTTCACGGACTGTATGCTGCAAAACGGCGCGGAAAAGGTATTCGCCATCGATGTGGGGCATGGGCAGCTTGCATGGAAGCTGCGGAACGACCCGAGGGTCGTCTCCATGGAGAAGACGAATATCCGCCATGTGACGCCGGAGCAGATCGGGATGAGGGCGGGGCTGATCTCCATCGATGTCTCCTTCATCAGCCTGCGGCTGGTGCTGCCGGTGGCGAAGACGCTGCTCGCACCGGACGGAGAGCTGCTCTGCCTGATCAAGCCGCAGTTCGAGGCGGGGAGAGAACAGGTCGGGAAGAAGGGCGTCGTCCGGGATCGGGACGTACACAGGGAGGTCATCGTTCGGACGCTCACCGCGGCGGCGGAGCTGGGCTTCCGTCTGCTGGGACTGAGCTATTCCCCGATCAAGGGGCCGGAGGGGAATATCGAGTATCTGGCGCTGCTCTGTCTCGGAGAGGGACAGGCATTCCCGGAGCCGCTCCCCGAGATAGCAGAGAGGGTCGTTTCGGAGAGTCACAGCGCGCTGGACAGGGAAAGCGGAGCATAG
- the xseA gene encoding exodeoxyribonuclease VII large subunit encodes MKEQSYTVSQVNRYLAQLFSEDFSLRSLTVSGEISNLKYHPSGHIYFTLKDAASQLSAVLFAGERAGLTFTLENGRRVLVSGRIGVYQRGGSYQLYAMRIRPDGIGELYLRFEELKRELSEMGMFDPLYKKPIPRYAQRIGIVTAKSGAAVRDIIQIAKRRNPYVELWLFPALVQGEHAAESIAEGIETLDRMGLDVLIVGRGGGSIEDLWAFNERVVAEAVFNADTPVISAVGHETDTTICDFAADLRAPTPSAAAELAVFDLRALLQELTERRERLDSEMLTRIFDQRQRLGYLRQRLSRENPSAVLRQERQRLDHIGERLRGQLSTALERSRQRLLRYPAFSEWMARRLERSRNALSLRAERLEAVSPLRKLSAGYAYLQDAEGRRVDSVDSVAAGELLRISLRDGDIRSRVESVEKMTKGGGA; translated from the coding sequence ATGAAGGAGCAGAGCTACACCGTATCGCAGGTAAACCGTTACCTCGCACAGCTCTTTTCCGAGGACTTCTCTCTGCGGTCTCTCACGGTTTCCGGCGAGATCTCCAACCTGAAGTACCATCCGTCGGGACATATCTATTTCACACTGAAAGATGCGGCTTCGCAGCTCTCTGCGGTTCTTTTCGCCGGAGAGCGGGCGGGGCTTACATTTACCTTGGAGAATGGCAGGAGGGTGCTGGTTTCGGGACGGATCGGCGTCTATCAGAGAGGCGGCTCCTACCAGCTCTATGCGATGCGGATCCGTCCGGACGGGATCGGTGAGCTCTATCTCCGCTTCGAGGAGCTGAAGCGGGAGCTCTCCGAGATGGGGATGTTTGACCCGCTCTATAAAAAGCCGATTCCGCGCTACGCACAGCGGATCGGCATCGTGACGGCAAAGTCCGGCGCAGCGGTGCGGGATATCATTCAGATCGCGAAACGGCGGAATCCCTATGTGGAGCTCTGGCTGTTTCCGGCGCTCGTACAGGGGGAACATGCGGCGGAATCCATCGCAGAGGGGATAGAAACGCTGGATCGCATGGGATTGGATGTGCTGATCGTCGGCAGAGGCGGAGGCTCTATTGAGGATCTCTGGGCGTTCAATGAGCGCGTGGTGGCGGAGGCAGTGTTCAATGCGGATACGCCGGTCATTTCCGCCGTCGGGCATGAGACGGATACGACGATCTGCGATTTCGCTGCGGATCTCCGCGCCCCGACGCCGTCCGCCGCAGCGGAGCTCGCGGTCTTTGACCTCAGGGCACTCCTGCAGGAGCTCACGGAGCGGAGAGAACGGCTGGATTCGGAGATGCTGACGCGGATCTTCGACCAGCGGCAGCGGCTTGGTTATCTTCGGCAGCGGCTGTCCCGGGAGAATCCGTCGGCGGTTCTTCGGCAGGAGCGGCAAAGGCTTGATCATATCGGAGAGCGGCTGCGCGGGCAGCTTTCGACCGCGCTGGAACGGAGCCGGCAGCGGCTGCTCCGCTACCCGGCATTTTCAGAGTGGATGGCGCGGCGGCTGGAGCGAAGTCGAAATGCGCTTTCGCTTCGTGCGGAACGGCTGGAAGCGGTATCCCCGCTCCGCAAGCTTTCTGCCGGCTATGCGTACCTTCAGGACGCGGAGGGGCGCAGAGTGGACAGTGTGGACAGCGTCGCGGCGGGAGAGCTGCTACGGATCTCGCTCCGTGACGGAGACATTCGGAGCCGAGTGGAGTCGGTGGAGAAAATGACGAAGGGAGGAGGCGCGTGA
- the recN gene encoding DNA repair protein RecN produces MLSHLHVKDMALIDSSDVEFGEGLNILTGETGAGKSILIGSINLALGSKANKDMIRSGRDSGAVELVFTELTEQQERALREMDVEPEDGMLIIRRKISERKSEIRINDRISTLSKLREVTELLIDIHGQHEHQSLLRDGSHLRILDSFLYRDAGGLRQSVRTAYRSYREAWERLCAFDLDEGQRQREIDFLEFEIRELTEAELREGEEEELSERYRRYQNSEKIRAAVSEAGQILGESELFRAVGLLERTVRYDEGLKGVLDSLYDLQAIAEDSARELRHYLEQNEYSEEEFRATEKRLNFIRGILVKYGDTVERAEAALLEKKRRLQELLDYDSSKKKAEEAFSQARQELLLLSGELTKKREEGAAILCRRIAQEMQELGFLSTRFEMPFRALREPTENGMDEAHFEVSLNPGEPVRPLSEVASGGELSRIMLSIKTVLADGDEIPTLIFDEVDTGISGRTAEKVAEKLRKISRNHQVILITHLPQIAAKADRHYGIEKSAADGHTHTEIRELSEEESVLELGRLLAGDRLTAAVLENARELKALAKKSE; encoded by the coding sequence ATGCTGAGTCATCTTCATGTGAAGGATATGGCGCTGATCGACTCCTCCGATGTGGAGTTCGGAGAGGGGCTGAATATACTGACCGGAGAGACCGGCGCGGGAAAGTCGATCCTGATCGGTTCGATCAATCTGGCGCTTGGCTCGAAGGCGAATAAGGACATGATCCGAAGCGGGAGGGATTCCGGAGCGGTGGAGCTCGTGTTTACCGAGCTCACGGAGCAGCAGGAGCGCGCGCTTCGGGAAATGGATGTGGAGCCGGAGGATGGAATGTTGATTATCCGCCGGAAGATCTCGGAGAGGAAGTCGGAGATCCGCATCAATGACAGGATCTCGACCCTTTCGAAGCTCCGAGAGGTGACGGAGCTCCTGATCGACATTCATGGACAGCATGAGCATCAGAGCCTCCTGCGGGACGGCTCTCATCTTCGGATTCTGGATTCCTTCCTTTACCGGGATGCGGGAGGGCTTCGGCAGAGCGTCCGGACGGCATACCGAAGCTACCGGGAGGCATGGGAGCGTCTGTGCGCCTTCGATCTGGATGAGGGGCAGCGGCAGCGGGAGATCGATTTCCTCGAGTTCGAGATTCGGGAGCTTACGGAGGCAGAGCTCCGGGAGGGCGAGGAGGAGGAGCTCTCTGAACGCTATCGGAGATATCAGAACAGTGAGAAGATCCGGGCTGCTGTTTCGGAGGCGGGGCAGATCCTCGGAGAGTCGGAGCTTTTTCGTGCAGTCGGACTGCTCGAACGGACAGTGCGCTATGATGAGGGATTGAAGGGGGTGCTGGACAGCCTCTACGACCTTCAGGCGATCGCGGAGGACAGCGCGCGGGAGCTTCGGCATTACCTCGAGCAGAATGAATACAGTGAGGAGGAGTTCCGGGCGACGGAGAAGCGCCTTAACTTCATCCGCGGCATCCTTGTGAAATACGGCGATACGGTGGAGCGGGCAGAAGCGGCACTTCTGGAAAAGAAGCGCCGCCTGCAGGAGCTGCTTGATTACGACAGCTCAAAGAAGAAGGCAGAGGAAGCGTTTTCTCAGGCGCGGCAGGAACTCCTGCTGCTCTCCGGCGAGCTCACGAAGAAGCGGGAAGAGGGCGCGGCGATTCTCTGCCGGAGAATCGCACAGGAGATGCAGGAGCTGGGCTTCCTCTCCACCCGCTTCGAGATGCCGTTTCGCGCGCTCAGGGAGCCGACAGAAAACGGGATGGATGAGGCGCACTTCGAGGTAAGCCTCAATCCGGGTGAGCCGGTGCGTCCGCTCAGCGAGGTGGCATCGGGCGGAGAGCTCTCGCGGATCATGCTCTCGATTAAGACGGTGCTGGCGGATGGGGACGAGATTCCGACGTTGATCTTCGACGAGGTGGACACCGGAATCTCGGGCAGGACGGCGGAGAAGGTCGCCGAGAAGCTCCGGAAGATTTCACGGAATCATCAGGTCATCCTGATTACGCATCTGCCGCAGATCGCAGCGAAGGCGGACCGGCATTACGGTATCGAGAAATCTGCCGCAGACGGACATACGCACACGGAAATCCGCGAGCTTTCGGAGGAGGAATCCGTGCTGGAGCTTGGCAGGCTCCTCGCCGGCGACCGGCTCACTGCGGCGGTGCTGGAGAATGCCCGGGAGCTGAAAGCGCTTGCGAAGAAGTCCGAATAA
- a CDS encoding polyprenyl synthetase family protein produces MKKEFSLELRERTEECEAVLRRFLPREEGMQAQVIRAVNYSLLAGGKRLRPLLMHASYVLLMRTEDTGAERLLRAFMAAMEMIHTFSLCHDDLPCMDGDRYRRGQESTWFRFGEDMGTLAGDALSLYAFQLVSGTFQRELGAAERERLSGRFVRALFRLSECSGIDGMLGGQAVDVEKTGKPLTEAELLFIYRLKTGALCAGALEIGGMLAGASEQEVCLLREIGEQVGIAFQIQDDILDETSTEEELGKPIHSDAGNGKTTYVRLHGIEGAEQEVRRLSEEALSRLRALSPSENRRAFLEELIRYLIHRKS; encoded by the coding sequence ATGAAGAAGGAATTCTCTCTTGAGCTAAGGGAACGGACAGAGGAATGCGAGGCGGTGCTGCGGCGCTTTCTCCCGCGGGAGGAGGGGATGCAGGCGCAGGTCATCCGCGCGGTGAATTATTCGCTTCTGGCAGGCGGGAAGCGGCTCCGTCCGCTTTTGATGCATGCGTCCTATGTGCTTCTCATGCGGACGGAGGATACGGGGGCGGAGCGGCTTCTTCGGGCGTTCATGGCGGCGATGGAGATGATCCATACCTTTTCGCTTTGCCATGACGATCTGCCCTGTATGGATGGGGACAGATATCGGAGAGGGCAGGAATCGACATGGTTTCGCTTCGGGGAGGATATGGGTACGCTGGCAGGAGACGCGCTCTCTCTTTATGCCTTCCAGCTGGTTTCGGGTACATTTCAGCGGGAGCTCGGAGCGGCGGAGCGGGAGAGGCTCAGCGGGCGCTTCGTCCGCGCACTGTTCCGACTCTCGGAATGCAGCGGGATCGACGGGATGCTCGGCGGACAGGCAGTGGATGTGGAGAAAACCGGCAAGCCGCTCACGGAAGCGGAGCTCCTCTTCATTTACCGCTTGAAAACCGGCGCGCTTTGCGCGGGCGCGCTGGAGATCGGCGGGATGCTTGCGGGGGCATCGGAGCAGGAGGTCTGCCTTCTCCGCGAGATCGGAGAGCAGGTCGGCATTGCGTTCCAGATTCAGGATGACATACTGGACGAGACCTCGACCGAGGAGGAGCTGGGCAAGCCGATTCATTCCGATGCAGGGAACGGCAAGACGACTTACGTTCGTCTCCATGGAATCGAGGGTGCGGAGCAGGAGGTTCGGCGGCTTTCGGAGGAGGCGCTTTCGAGGCTTCGTGCGCTTTCTCCCTCGGAGAACCGGCGCGCCTTTCTGGAGGAGCTGATCCGTTATTTAATACACCGAAAGAGTTGA
- a CDS encoding divergent PAP2 family protein, producing MNFFDAILSNYMLISGVVGWFVAQVLKTAIDAYFNKGINWERMTGSGGMPSSHSSTVVALATAAAIQYGAESPYFAIACVFAIVVMYDATGVRRETGKQAVILNKMLTDNPFNWKPEEVEKKLKEYVGHTPLQVGMGAILGFLIAFLVASSYGIL from the coding sequence ATGAATTTTTTTGATGCGATACTGAGCAACTATATGCTGATTTCCGGTGTGGTGGGCTGGTTCGTCGCGCAGGTGCTGAAGACCGCGATCGACGCCTATTTCAACAAGGGGATTAACTGGGAGAGGATGACCGGCTCCGGCGGGATGCCGTCCAGTCATTCCTCTACCGTCGTGGCGCTGGCGACAGCCGCCGCGATCCAGTACGGGGCGGAGAGTCCGTATTTCGCGATCGCCTGTGTTTTCGCGATCGTCGTGATGTATGACGCGACCGGCGTTCGTCGGGAGACAGGGAAGCAGGCGGTGATCCTGAACAAGATGCTGACTGACAATCCCTTTAACTGGAAGCCGGAGGAGGTGGAGAAGAAGCTGAAGGAATATGTCGGACATACCCCGCTACAGGTGGGAATGGGCGCGATTCTCGGCTTTCTTATCGCCTTTCTGGTCGCCTCCTCCTACGGGATTCTGTGA
- the dxs gene encoding 1-deoxy-D-xylulose-5-phosphate synthase yields MLLEEIHGPEDLKGLSVQELTALSAEIRQFIIEKTAEYGGHLASNLGVVELTIGLYRALNLPTDKLVWDVGHQSYTHKILSGRKDNFDGLRQYGGMSGFPKRSESPFDCFDTGHSSTSISAALGIAEARDIKGEDFTVAAVIGDGALTGGMAYEGLNNAARMRKNFIIILNDNEMSISRNVGGMSRYLNGLRAGRGYNRMKLSVGSFLLSIPVIGEPIVRRIQRTKNSLKALLIPGMLFENMGLTYLGPVDGHDIQAVERVIREAKQIDHAVLVHVLTKKGKGYKPAEKFPSRYHGVAPFDIRSGKAKQASGESYTEVFSRKLVELGAAHPELVAVTAAMPDGTGLRDFSEKYPNRFFDVGIAEAHAVTSAAGMASEGLRPVVAVYSSFLQRAYDQIVHDVCLQKLPVVFAIDRAGLVGSDGETHQGIFDYSFLSSIPNMTIMAPKNARELREMLEFAITFPRPISLRYPRGTAYQELSEFHAPIELGKAELLYEGEDVAMVAAGSMVSTAVHIREKAARQGERLTLVNARFIKPIDTEMLERLVRDGHRCIVTLEENVKQGGMGIQMQAYLTERHPEVRVLTITLPDCYVEHGDVSKLREGLRIDSDSVMERMRTEGVIH; encoded by the coding sequence ATGCTATTAGAGGAGATTCATGGCCCGGAGGATCTGAAGGGGCTGAGTGTACAGGAGCTCACGGCGCTTTCCGCAGAGATCCGGCAGTTCATCATTGAAAAAACAGCAGAATATGGGGGGCATCTCGCTTCCAATCTGGGGGTAGTGGAGCTGACGATCGGGCTGTATCGCGCCCTGAATCTGCCGACAGACAAGCTTGTCTGGGATGTAGGGCATCAGTCCTATACCCACAAGATCCTGTCGGGACGGAAGGACAATTTCGACGGGCTGCGGCAGTACGGAGGAATGAGCGGTTTTCCGAAGCGCTCGGAGAGCCCCTTCGACTGCTTTGATACCGGACACAGCTCGACCTCTATTTCCGCGGCGCTGGGGATCGCGGAGGCGCGGGATATCAAGGGCGAGGATTTCACCGTTGCGGCGGTGATCGGGGACGGCGCGCTCACCGGAGGCATGGCGTACGAGGGACTGAACAATGCGGCGCGGATGCGGAAAAACTTCATTATCATCCTGAATGACAATGAGATGTCGATCTCGAGGAATGTCGGCGGGATGTCGAGGTATCTGAACGGACTGCGGGCGGGCAGGGGCTATAACCGGATGAAGCTCTCGGTCGGCAGCTTCCTGCTGTCTATCCCGGTGATCGGAGAGCCGATCGTGCGGCGGATACAGCGGACAAAGAACTCGCTGAAGGCACTGCTCATTCCGGGGATGCTCTTCGAGAATATGGGACTGACCTATCTCGGGCCGGTGGACGGACACGACATCCAGGCGGTGGAGCGGGTTATCCGCGAGGCAAAGCAGATCGACCACGCTGTACTCGTTCATGTGCTCACAAAGAAGGGCAAGGGCTACAAGCCGGCGGAGAAGTTTCCGTCCCGTTACCATGGGGTCGCTCCCTTCGATATCCGGAGCGGAAAGGCGAAGCAGGCATCCGGTGAGAGCTATACCGAGGTTTTCTCCAGGAAGCTCGTGGAGCTCGGCGCGGCGCATCCGGAGCTCGTCGCGGTGACGGCGGCGATGCCGGACGGCACGGGGCTTCGGGACTTCTCCGAGAAGTATCCGAACCGTTTCTTCGATGTCGGGATCGCGGAGGCGCATGCGGTCACGAGCGCGGCGGGAATGGCGAGCGAAGGGCTTCGGCCGGTAGTGGCAGTCTATTCCAGCTTCCTGCAGCGTGCCTACGACCAGATTGTCCATGATGTCTGCCTGCAGAAGCTGCCGGTGGTCTTCGCGATCGACCGCGCGGGACTGGTCGGCTCGGACGGAGAGACGCATCAGGGGATCTTCGACTATTCCTTTCTGAGCAGTATTCCGAATATGACGATCATGGCGCCGAAGAATGCGCGGGAGCTCCGGGAGATGCTGGAGTTCGCGATCACGTTTCCGCGCCCGATCAGCCTGCGCTATCCGAGAGGGACGGCGTATCAGGAGCTCTCGGAGTTCCACGCGCCGATCGAGCTGGGAAAGGCGGAGCTTCTGTATGAGGGGGAGGATGTGGCGATGGTTGCGGCAGGCTCCATGGTTTCGACTGCCGTACACATCCGAGAGAAGGCAGCGCGGCAGGGAGAGAGACTCACCCTCGTAAATGCCAGATTTATCAAGCCCATCGATACAGAGATGCTGGAACGGCTGGTACGGGACGGGCATCGCTGCATCGTGACGCTGGAGGAAAATGTGAAGCAGGGAGGCATGGGCATACAGATGCAGGCGTATCTCACGGAGAGGCATCCTGAGGTCCGGGTACTCACGATCACGCTGCCGGACTGCTATGTGGAGCATGGAGACGTCTCCAAGCTTCGGGAGGGGCTCCGGATCGATTCGGACTCCGTCATGGAACGTATGCGGACAGAAGGGGTGATCCATTGA
- the argR gene encoding arginine repressor: MKKGRQEKIIELVTKMHIETQEELAERLNSAGFRVTQATVSRDIKELKLSKVTGNAGRQYYQVLPQEQQSFTDKYTRVLREGLLSMDTAGNLLVIRTMSGMANAVAAALDHLRLDRIVGTLAGDDTIMCAVKDSADAELITEHLQELLGK, encoded by the coding sequence ATGAAGAAGGGCAGACAGGAAAAGATTATCGAGCTGGTGACGAAGATGCACATCGAGACACAGGAGGAGCTGGCGGAACGGCTGAACAGCGCCGGTTTCCGCGTGACGCAGGCGACGGTCTCCCGGGACATCAAGGAGCTGAAGCTTTCCAAGGTCACGGGGAATGCGGGCAGGCAGTACTATCAGGTGCTCCCGCAGGAGCAGCAGAGCTTCACCGATAAGTACACACGTGTGCTCCGCGAAGGGCTTCTGTCCATGGATACCGCGGGCAATCTCCTCGTGATCCGTACGATGTCCGGTATGGCGAACGCGGTGGCTGCGGCGCTGGATCATCTTCGGCTCGATCGGATCGTCGGGACGCTGGCAGGGGATGATACGATCATGTGCGCCGTGAAGGACAGTGCGGACGCGGAGCTCATCACAGAGCACCTGCAGGAGCTCCTGGGGAAATAG
- a CDS encoding exodeoxyribonuclease VII small subunit, giving the protein MTKEMQKQTAEAENTAASGRQEAAHTEKKPHRRSGKKAEDAAVQEEETQQSLEEIFTLLDSLLSEMENAESLEKSFRLYKRGVELIRQANESIDRVEKQVRVLDEEGILS; this is encoded by the coding sequence GTGACGAAGGAGATGCAGAAACAGACGGCGGAGGCGGAGAATACGGCAGCTTCCGGACGGCAGGAGGCAGCGCATACGGAAAAGAAGCCTCACCGCCGCAGCGGGAAGAAGGCAGAGGATGCGGCAGTGCAGGAGGAAGAGACGCAGCAGAGCCTCGAGGAGATCTTTACGCTGCTGGACAGCCTGCTTTCCGAAATGGAGAATGCAGAGAGCCTCGAGAAGTCTTTCCGGCTCTATAAGAGAGGCGTCGAGCTGATCCGGCAGGCAAACGAGAGCATAGACAGGGTAGAGAAGCAGGTGAGGGTATTGGATGAAGAAGGAATTCTCTCTTGA